A stretch of [Clostridium] scindens DNA encodes these proteins:
- a CDS encoding ABC transporter permease, with the protein MTKINNKKVISQIAATTYKANKKRNVLTVFAIILTTFLIGVVFAVGMSYWNTISLRQMRMNGMDYDIELTEPKESQVQAIRAMDKVKTAGISVKCAIVEKYQDKELEKIQMYWLDQTAWKEQCIPALEAKEGTYPQKDNEIMLSSDALSAMGIKDPKQGMALPLEYFKLSQENETQESQYGQFVLSGWFRDYSGKARGFVSREFYDRSGASQTDLTQGKLLITLKSPLYSKKDIVDMQNAISLGRMQSLIADYDTISNFLKTAAILLGMLAMILLSGYLFIYNMLYISISKDIRYYGQLKTIGMTSGQMKRMIAKEVVWNCAIGIPLGLLLSLVVSRGVIPQILQIVNPTLNAAEITIIKPWIYLLAAAFAFLTNLAGSRKPAKIAGDCSPVEAMRYIPESGKRRRGGERDAGIGAMAVRNITRDKKQAVVIYASFIVAVTVFLIMNVVVRENDAKSILNATYNYDIRFKNETTLDDQKPLLTEEKIQAIRKISGVKSVESVTSTEAAVPYQEEVYGEFYKELYQSRYTPGGDYEEDMEAYQNDPAGSRFTTRLVGISQAEFRRINKELGNVLDEEAFREGKITVLDDFLQVDMGDVIGKTVGFTLPDGLRPSQEEEVRIAAISQESPAYFAGGYNPVMMVSQEYMNTLMGEPFCELIQVTYDEPFTGKTEKEVKKVFEGETQITYDSKLERYAEMKRTETQVKVLGNSVAAIMALLAALNYFNMMAASVQNRSREFATLESIGMTSKQIRKMLVLEGTGYAVVSIIISVILGLPLSYAVFEGMNIYRIDYSMPWPCNLLLFAGILILCMTVPAAIYQRTQKNSIIERLLC; encoded by the coding sequence ATGACGAAGATCAATAATAAAAAGGTGATATCGCAGATTGCCGCCACAACCTATAAGGCAAATAAGAAGAGGAATGTGCTCACGGTATTTGCCATCATACTTACCACATTTTTGATCGGCGTGGTATTCGCTGTCGGCATGAGTTACTGGAATACCATATCCCTTCGCCAGATGCGCATGAACGGGATGGATTACGACATTGAACTGACCGAGCCCAAGGAATCACAGGTTCAGGCAATTCGAGCCATGGATAAGGTAAAGACGGCAGGAATATCGGTCAAATGTGCAATCGTAGAAAAGTACCAGGATAAGGAACTGGAGAAGATCCAGATGTACTGGCTGGATCAGACTGCGTGGAAGGAACAATGCATCCCCGCCCTTGAGGCAAAGGAAGGAACCTATCCTCAGAAAGACAATGAGATCATGCTGTCGTCCGACGCTTTAAGCGCCATGGGAATTAAGGATCCAAAGCAGGGCATGGCGCTTCCGCTGGAATACTTTAAACTGTCACAGGAGAATGAGACGCAAGAATCGCAATACGGGCAATTCGTGCTTTCCGGCTGGTTCCGGGATTATTCTGGAAAAGCGAGAGGATTCGTATCCCGGGAATTCTATGATAGATCCGGGGCGAGCCAGACAGACCTGACCCAGGGAAAATTGCTGATAACCTTGAAAAGTCCCTTGTATTCCAAGAAAGACATTGTAGATATGCAGAATGCCATCTCCCTAGGAAGGATGCAGTCCTTGATCGCTGACTATGACACGATTTCCAACTTTCTGAAGACAGCGGCTATCCTGCTGGGGATGCTGGCGATGATCCTGCTCAGCGGCTATCTTTTTATTTATAATATGCTGTATATATCAATCTCAAAGGATATCCGATACTATGGGCAGTTAAAGACCATTGGCATGACATCCGGGCAGATGAAGCGGATGATCGCAAAGGAGGTCGTATGGAACTGTGCTATAGGGATTCCGCTGGGACTGCTGCTTAGCCTGGTCGTTTCGAGAGGCGTGATACCGCAGATCCTGCAAATTGTGAATCCTACTTTGAATGCGGCGGAAATTACCATTATCAAGCCATGGATCTATCTACTGGCTGCAGCCTTTGCGTTCCTTACGAACCTGGCAGGCAGCAGGAAGCCTGCAAAGATCGCGGGAGATTGCTCGCCGGTGGAGGCCATGCGCTATATTCCGGAATCAGGAAAGAGAAGAAGGGGAGGAGAAAGGGACGCGGGGATAGGCGCTATGGCTGTCCGGAATATTACCCGTGACAAGAAGCAGGCGGTGGTCATCTACGCTTCTTTCATCGTGGCAGTGACCGTCTTTCTCATTATGAATGTCGTGGTAAGGGAGAATGATGCCAAATCTATCTTGAATGCGACTTACAATTATGACATACGGTTCAAGAATGAGACTACCTTGGATGACCAAAAGCCCTTGCTCACAGAAGAAAAGATCCAGGCAATCCGGAAGATAAGCGGGGTTAAGAGCGTAGAAAGCGTGACATCCACAGAAGCAGCTGTCCCATATCAGGAGGAGGTATATGGGGAATTTTATAAAGAACTGTACCAATCCAGGTACACGCCGGGAGGCGATTACGAAGAAGATATGGAAGCCTACCAAAATGATCCTGCGGGCAGCCGGTTTACAACGCGGCTTGTAGGGATTAGCCAGGCGGAATTTCGAAGAATAAACAAGGAACTGGGAAATGTGCTGGATGAAGAGGCGTTCCGGGAAGGAAAGATTACGGTTTTGGATGACTTTCTGCAGGTTGATATGGGCGATGTAATCGGAAAGACGGTTGGATTCACTCTCCCGGACGGCCTACGGCCAAGCCAGGAGGAGGAAGTGCGGATCGCGGCGATCAGTCAAGAATCTCCTGCTTATTTTGCCGGAGGCTATAATCCGGTCATGATGGTCAGCCAGGAGTATATGAATACCCTCATGGGAGAGCCATTCTGCGAGCTGATTCAGGTAACCTATGACGAGCCATTTACCGGGAAAACGGAGAAAGAAGTAAAAAAAGTATTCGAAGGTGAGACGCAGATTACTTATGACTCAAAACTGGAACGTTATGCGGAGATGAAAAGAACAGAGACGCAGGTGAAGGTATTGGGAAACAGCGTTGCGGCCATCATGGCGCTGCTGGCCGCGCTTAACTACTTTAATATGATGGCTGCCAGCGTGCAGAACCGTTCCAGGGAATTTGCCACGTTAGAAAGCATTGGAATGACCTCGAAGCAGATCAGGAAGATGCTGGTCCTGGAAGGAACTGGATATGCAGTGGTATCGATCATTATATCCGTTATCCTGGGGCTGCCTTTAAGTTATGCCGTATTTGAGGGGATGAATATCTACAGGATTGACTATTCTATGCCGTGGCCATGCAATCTCCTTTTGTTTGCCGGAATCCTTATCCTGTGCATGACCGTTCCGGCGGCTATCTATCAGCGGACGCAAAAAAACAGTATCATTGAGCGTCTTTTGTGCTAA
- a CDS encoding ABC-three component system middle component 1 → MINTILDIIRLLNDGNIVPMQKDEDTKIDLYNEKVQLFMDASGEESKYYYFSELEINDENQDNLAEIEDVALNSDAYTVIEKPTPSDSYMILFWKVECIEERMYPDIIKIEENEFFYKKYVFYYTEKELQCFEKWCRSLKTNGKPMLDTVLEAVQFLNDESEQVQFLTRLLSKVPFFNPIFPKAVMNDFDEMVKQKIDGIRKQKQNVEMLNDMFIRSIEEASFDVEVLSDMIYQKLLEE, encoded by the coding sequence ATGATTAATACTATATTGGATATAATCCGTTTATTAAATGATGGAAATATTGTACCGATGCAAAAAGATGAAGATACAAAGATTGATTTGTATAATGAAAAAGTGCAACTGTTTATGGATGCATCTGGAGAAGAAAGCAAGTATTACTATTTTTCGGAACTTGAGATAAATGATGAAAATCAGGATAATTTAGCAGAGATTGAAGATGTAGCATTAAATAGTGATGCATACACAGTCATAGAAAAACCGACACCAAGCGATTCTTACATGATATTGTTCTGGAAAGTGGAGTGTATAGAGGAAAGAATGTATCCAGATATTATAAAAATTGAAGAAAATGAATTCTTTTATAAAAAATATGTGTTCTATTATACAGAAAAAGAACTGCAATGTTTCGAAAAATGGTGTAGGTCATTGAAAACTAATGGGAAACCGATGCTTGATACAGTATTAGAAGCTGTACAGTTCTTGAACGATGAATCGGAGCAAGTACAATTTTTGACGCGTTTATTAAGTAAAGTTCCATTTTTTAATCCAATCTTTCCAAAGGCAGTCATGAATGACTTTGATGAAATGGTAAAACAAAAGATAGATGGAATACGGAAACAAAAACAGAATGTTGAAATGCTAAATGATATGTTTATAAGATCAATAGAAGAAGCATCTTTTGACGTAGAAGTATTGTCCGATATGATATATCAAAAATTATTGGAGGAGTAA
- a CDS encoding nitroreductase family protein, which translates to MIRIEKEKCIGCGACIKDCPASAIRMTEEKAEVYKDCLHCGHCVAICPSEAVSIPEYDMEEVEAYDKDAFTLKAEHYLHAVKFRRSIRNFKPVKIEREKAERILQAGRYTATAKNRQACTYVFIQEQLEEFKDLVWKEMPSILEELKKSAPDYARAFEFFYLKWKKNPKDDTFFFNTPAFLVIASDNPLDGGLAAANIENMAVAEGLGALYSGYMMRVIGCSQALREWLGIGEKRVSCCMLLGYPAVSYKRTAPRKKADIIWK; encoded by the coding sequence ATGATCAGAATAGAAAAAGAAAAGTGCATTGGCTGTGGCGCATGTATAAAGGACTGTCCGGCATCGGCAATCAGGATGACGGAAGAAAAGGCGGAGGTGTATAAAGACTGCCTGCACTGCGGTCACTGCGTCGCCATATGCCCGTCGGAGGCAGTCTCTATCCCGGAGTACGATATGGAGGAGGTAGAAGCATATGACAAAGATGCCTTTACGCTGAAGGCGGAACATTATCTTCATGCAGTAAAGTTCCGCAGAAGCATCCGCAATTTCAAGCCGGTTAAGATTGAGCGCGAGAAGGCGGAAAGAATTCTTCAGGCAGGCCGCTATACTGCCACCGCCAAGAACCGGCAGGCGTGTACATACGTATTTATCCAGGAGCAATTGGAAGAGTTCAAGGATCTCGTCTGGAAGGAAATGCCGTCCATCTTGGAGGAACTTAAGAAAAGCGCCCCGGATTACGCCAGGGCATTCGAATTCTTTTACCTAAAATGGAAGAAAAATCCCAAGGACGATACCTTTTTCTTTAATACGCCTGCGTTTCTTGTCATCGCTTCCGACAATCCTCTGGATGGAGGACTGGCGGCAGCCAATATAGAGAACATGGCTGTAGCAGAAGGCCTGGGAGCGCTGTATAGCGGCTATATGATGCGGGTGATAGGATGCAGTCAGGCGCTGCGGGAATGGCTTGGAATAGGGGAGAAGAGAGTTTCCTGCTGCATGCTCCTGGGCTATCCCGCTGTATCGTATAAAAGGACCGCGCCCAGAAAAAAGGCGGATATTATCTGGAAATAA
- a CDS encoding AAA family ATPase, with product MDGYTFKSLCIRNFKYITNNKPLKFDFMNSNIVILDGQNGYGKTTLFDAIEVLVTGKIKHFNPSLQNRKTETLGTLANDVNKDIVISAILSSDFSDEIHVERKLLCKNEFQSIITLNSQEISQEELYDKFHLSSNMFDIGTYISQSESLDFLQNKYKNRKDSVSSLLDDTEITDKIQMLKSVQEHILGRVEKEIGDKEKQIGVVSQRVNEIKRQTDHIVMNAELPGENIRLFDEVEYEFDVIKLDQGVTYETVIQQLKQIEGFIENYEEYLRYKDNAIIRELKASPKRLYMALFYRQEIELLNKKESLIKELNKSKELVTNYSNNVWSVDETLFNKIKIKAEIIAQIKTLLLNQKKEQSQLDDADKVLAQMTKARRGLIKEFYNAAESGKFDKNKCPLCGTDFTDIDSAIIETEQFIKNIHTDGIKIIEDIETQITNLFQKEIIPVLKVFLEENKVLIKMDDTLSGCKNLAVEKLQQLLDKVKISEFKSQGIEKFDIEEFSQQYENLLKELQEKEVPNKIIFQEKQVELYKSIHNTYYHNEKPYHTVGELQSKEQYVAKLFNDNLSQQLSTEEARLRKLKRDYEEYKNKTKDMTDAIKVLVGKYEDANKEYQTQLLNAIKIPLMVYSGRIIQNYPLGLGIRAVIKTNQLVFEAASKSGSDVYNILSTGQLNGLSIALLLSIKNVYGDTKGLDILLIDDPLQTIDDISAISLADLLTQQGIGQIVLSTHEEAKAALLRYKFKHAGMSVREQNMQALYMKTVTEE from the coding sequence TTGGATGGGTACACATTTAAGAGTTTATGTATTAGAAATTTTAAGTATATTACAAATAATAAACCTTTAAAATTTGATTTTATGAATAGTAATATTGTGATTTTAGATGGTCAAAATGGATATGGTAAAACTACATTATTTGATGCTATTGAAGTTTTGGTGACTGGGAAAATAAAGCATTTTAACCCTAGTTTACAAAATAGGAAGACGGAAACATTAGGAACACTGGCAAATGATGTAAATAAGGATATAGTTATTTCGGCAATTTTATCATCTGATTTTTCAGATGAAATACATGTAGAAAGAAAACTTTTATGTAAAAATGAATTTCAGAGTATTATCACACTTAATAGTCAAGAAATTAGTCAAGAAGAATTGTATGATAAATTTCATTTGAGTTCCAATATGTTTGATATAGGGACATATATTTCTCAAAGTGAATCTTTGGACTTCTTACAAAATAAGTATAAAAATAGAAAAGATTCTGTATCTTCTCTTTTAGATGACACCGAGATAACTGATAAAATTCAAATGCTGAAATCGGTTCAAGAACATATTCTTGGAAGAGTAGAAAAAGAAATTGGGGATAAAGAAAAACAAATAGGTGTAGTAAGTCAAAGAGTAAATGAGATAAAACGTCAGACAGATCACATTGTTATGAATGCAGAACTGCCAGGGGAAAATATACGATTATTTGACGAAGTTGAATATGAATTTGATGTCATAAAATTAGACCAGGGAGTTACATATGAGACTGTTATTCAGCAGCTTAAACAAATTGAAGGGTTTATAGAAAACTATGAAGAATACCTTCGATATAAAGATAATGCTATCATAAGGGAATTGAAAGCATCACCGAAACGATTATATATGGCATTGTTTTATCGACAGGAGATTGAATTACTTAATAAAAAAGAAAGTCTCATAAAAGAGTTAAATAAGAGCAAAGAATTAGTGACGAATTATAGCAATAATGTCTGGTCAGTAGATGAAACATTGTTCAATAAGATTAAAATAAAAGCAGAAATTATAGCACAAATAAAAACATTATTATTGAACCAGAAAAAAGAACAAAGTCAATTGGATGATGCTGATAAGGTTCTGGCACAGATGACAAAGGCACGAAGGGGACTTATTAAAGAATTTTATAATGCTGCGGAGTCTGGAAAGTTTGATAAAAACAAATGCCCATTGTGTGGAACGGATTTTACGGATATAGATTCAGCTATTATAGAAACAGAACAATTTATAAAAAATATTCATACAGATGGGATAAAAATAATAGAAGATATTGAGACACAAATAACAAATTTATTTCAAAAAGAAATTATTCCTGTGTTGAAAGTGTTTCTTGAGGAAAATAAAGTACTAATAAAAATGGATGATACTTTATCAGGATGTAAGAATCTAGCGGTGGAGAAATTACAGCAGTTGTTGGATAAGGTAAAAATATCAGAGTTTAAATCTCAGGGAATAGAAAAATTTGATATTGAAGAATTTTCTCAACAATATGAAAACTTATTGAAAGAACTTCAAGAAAAGGAAGTTCCAAATAAAATTATTTTTCAAGAAAAGCAGGTTGAATTGTATAAATCCATTCACAATACCTATTATCATAATGAAAAACCGTATCACACAGTGGGAGAGTTACAAAGCAAGGAACAATATGTTGCAAAGTTATTTAATGACAATCTTTCTCAGCAGCTTTCTACGGAAGAGGCCCGACTAAGAAAACTAAAAAGAGATTATGAGGAATACAAGAATAAAACAAAGGATATGACAGATGCAATAAAAGTATTGGTTGGTAAATATGAAGATGCGAATAAAGAATATCAAACACAGCTTCTTAATGCAATTAAAATTCCTTTAATGGTGTATAGTGGAAGGATTATACAAAATTATCCGTTAGGGTTGGGAATTAGAGCAGTCATTAAAACCAATCAGTTAGTATTTGAAGCAGCTTCTAAGAGTGGAAGTGATGTTTATAATATTTTAAGTACAGGACAATTGAATGGTCTTTCGATTGCGCTTTTACTTTCAATAAAAAATGTGTATGGTGATACGAAAGGGTTAGACATTTTACTGATAGATGATCCACTTCAAACAATTGATGATATTAGTGCAATTTCGCTTGCGGATTTGTTGACACAGCAGGGAATAGGGCAAATTGTATTGTCTACGCATGAGGAGGCAAAAGCAGCATTGCTACGATATAAATTTAAACATGCAGGAATGAGTGTTCGGGAACAGAACATGCAAGCACTTTATATGAAAACAGTAACAGAAGAATAG